One segment of Tenrec ecaudatus isolate mTenEca1 chromosome 1, mTenEca1.hap1, whole genome shotgun sequence DNA contains the following:
- the LINGO4 gene encoding leucine-rich repeat and immunoglobulin-like domain-containing nogo receptor-interacting protein 4: protein MDTIAVPQPAWPRGLPLLLLLLLPGAGSGGCPTVCDCTTQPRAVLCAHRRLEAVPGGLALDTELLDLSGNRLWGLQRGMLSRLGLLRALDLSYNQLSTLEPGAFHGLQSLLTLRLQGNRLRILGPGVFSGLSALTLLDLRLNQIVLFLDGAFGELGSLQQLEVGDNHLVFVAPGAFSGLAKLGTLTLERCNLSTVPGLALARLPGLTALRLRELDIGRLPAGALRGLGQLRELEIHHWPPLEALEPGSLLGLNLSSLAITRCNLSSVPSQALHHLSFLRVLDLSQNPISAIPARTLSALVRLQELRLSGACLTSIAAHAFHGLTAFHLLDVEDNALQTLEETAFPAPDKLVTLRLSGNPLTCDCRLLWLLRLRRRLDFGSSPPACAGPQHVQGKSLRDFSDILPPGHFTCQPALIRKSGPRWVIAEEGGHAVFSCSGDGDPVPTVSWMRPQGAWLGRAGRVRVLEDGTLEIRSVQLRDRGPYVCMVSNVAGNDSLRTWLEVIQVEPPNGTLSDPNITTSGIPGPFSLDSRGVAMVLAVGFLPFLTSVTLCFGLIALWSKGKGRVKHHMTFDFVAPRPSGDNNSGGNRVTAKLF from the coding sequence ATGGACACCATCGCAGTCCCCCAGCCGGCCTGGCCCCGGGGACTgcccctcctgctcctgctcctcctgcccgGGGCGGGCAGTGGTGGCTGCCCTACTGTGTGCGACTGTACCACCCAACCCCGCGCCGTGCTCTGTGCCCACAGGAGACTGGAGGCTGTGCCCGGGGGGCTCGCGCTGGACACGGAGCTCCTGGACCTGAGTGGGAATCGCCTGTGGGGCCTTCAGCGGGGCATGCTCTCGCGCCTGGGCCTGCTCCGGGCACTAGACCTCAGCTACAACCAGCTCTCAACCCTTGAGCCGGGGGCCTTCCACGGCCTGCAGAGCCTGCTCACCCTGAGGCTGCAGGGCAATCGGCTCCGAATCTTGGGGCCAGGGGTCTTCTCCGGCCTGTCTGCCCTCACACTGCTGGACCTCCGCCTCAACCAGATTGTCCTTTTCTTGGACGGGGCTTTTGGGGAGCTGGGCAGCCTCCAGCAGTTGGAGGTCGGGGATAACCACCTGGTATTCGTGGCCCCGGGGGCCTTTTCAGGGCTGGCTAAGCTGGGCACCCTCACCCTGGAGCGCTGCAACCTCAGCACGGTGCCCGGCCTGGCCCTGGCCCGCCTCCCGGGGCTGACGGCCCTGCGCCTTCGAGAACTGGACATCGGAAGGCTGCCGGCGGGGGCGCTTCGGGGGCTGGGGCAGCTGCGGGAGCTGGAGATCCACCACTGGCCACCGCTGGAGGCTCTGGAGCCTGGGAGCCTGCTGGGGCTGAACCTCAGCAGCCTGGCCATCACCCGCTGCAACCTGAGCTCCGTGCCCTCCCAGGCGCTGCACCACCTGAGCTTCCTCCGGGTGCTGGACCTCTCCCAGAACCCCATCTCGGCCATCCCCGCGCGGACGCTCAGCGCCCTGGTGCGGCTGCAGGAGCTCCGCCTGTCCGGGGCGTGCCTCACCTCCATCGCGGCCCATGCCTTCCACGGCTTGACCGCCTTTCACCTCCTGGACGTGGAAGACAACGCCCTCCAGACGCTGGAGGAAACCGCCTTCCCGGCCCCAGACAAGCTGGTCACCCTGCGCCTGTCCGGCAACCCCCTGACCTGCGACTGCCGTCTCCTCTGGCTGCTGCGGCTCCGGCGCCGGCTGGACTTCGGCTCGTCGCCTCCGGCCTGTGCCGGCCCCCAGCACGTCCAGGGCAAGAGCCTGCGTGACTTCTCGGACATCCTACCTCCCGGACACTTCACCTGCCAGCCGGCGCTCATCCGCAAGTCCGGGCCCCGATGGGTCATTGCAGAGGAAGGGGGCCATGCCGTCTTCTCCTGCTCTGGAGATGGGGACCCGGTCCCCACGGTTTCCTGGATGAGGCCCCAGGGGGCTtggctgggaagggctgggagGGTAAGGGTCCTGGAGGACGGGACCCTGGAGATCCGCTCCGTGCAGCTGCGGGATCGGGGCCCCTACGTCTGCATGGTCAGCAACGTAGCGGGGAACGATTCCCTGAGGACCTGGCTGGAGGTCATCCAGGTGGAACCACCCAACGGCACCCTCTCCGACCCCAACATCACCACGTCAGGGATCCCGGGCCCCTTCTCCCTGGATAGCCGCGGGGTGGCCATGGTACTGGCGGTGGGCTTCCTGCCCTTCCTCACCTCGGTGACCCTCTGCTTTGGCCTCATTGCCCTCTGGAGCAAGGGCAAGGGCCGGGTCAAACACCACATGACCTTTGATTTCGTGGCACCCCGGCCCTCGGGGGATAATAACTCTGGCGGCAACCGGGTCACTGCCAAGCTCTTCTGA